In Juglans microcarpa x Juglans regia isolate MS1-56 chromosome 7D, Jm3101_v1.0, whole genome shotgun sequence, the following are encoded in one genomic region:
- the LOC121238635 gene encoding ACT domain-containing protein ACR12-like — protein MYARTLSKVKICLAIQHCQSSTPMALANTAFFSSSFALCRSRVSGPGIVPQLSPCEPLTVLPVRYKCSEPALAFLRKKNILHASTDGLNAVDSTSSKFDRDADYVPMPIVLIDQDSDSDATIVQLSFGDRLGALIDTMKALKDLGLDVSKGTVATEGSVKQTKFFITRLDTGRKVEDPDMLERIRLTIINNLLKYHPESSAQLAMGEAFGIKAPEKKLDVDIATHVQVKEDGPKRSLLYIETADRPGLLVEIIKVIADINIDVESAEIDTEGLVAKDKFHVSYRGAALNTSLSQVLVNCLRYYLRRPETDIDSY, from the exons ATGTACGCACGCACCCTGTCAAAAGTCAAAATTTGCTTAGCAATCCAACACTGTCAATCCAGCACTCCCATGGCCCTCGCAAACACCGCCTTCTTCTCCTCGTCCTTTGCCCTCTGTCGATCTAGGGTTTCTGGTCCCGGTATCGTTCCACAGCTCTCTCCGTGCGAGCCACTCACAGTTTTACCGGTTCGCTACAAGTGCTCAGAACCTGCACTCGCTTTCTTGAGAAAGAA GAATATTTTGCATGCATCTACCGATGGTTTGAATGCAGTTGATTCAACCTCATCG AAGTTTGATCGAGATGCTGATTATGTCCCTATGCCAATAGTTCTAATAGATCAAGATTCAGATTCTGATGCAACAATTGTACAGCTCAGCTTTGGAGATCGCTTGGGAGCTCTCATTGACACG ATGAAAGCATTGAAAGATTTGGGACTGGATGTGTCAAAGGGAACTGTTGCGACTGAGGGGTCagtcaaacaaacaaaatttttcatcACACGATT AGACACAGGACGAAAAGTCGAAGATCCTGATATGTTGGAGAGAATTCGACTGACCATCATTAACAATCTTTTGAAGTATCATCCA GAATCTAGTGCCCAACTTGCTATGGGTGAGGCTTTTGGAATAAAAGCACCAGAGAAGAAG CTTGATGTTGATATTGCAACTCATGTACAAGTGAAGGAAGATGGACCCAAGAGGAG TTTACTTTATATAGAGACAGCAGATAGACCTGGATTACTGGTAGAAATCATCAAAGTTATTGCTGATATTAACATTGATGTGGAATCAGCTGAAATTGATACAGAa GGACTGGTAGCCAAAGATAAGTTTCATGTCAGCTACAGAGGGGCAGCGTTAAACACCTCCTTGTCTCAG GTCTTGGTGAATTGTCTACGCTATTATCTCCGAAGGCCAGAAACTGATATAGATAGTTACTAA
- the LOC121238636 gene encoding germin-like protein subfamily 3 member 2, translated as MMMQKRAVLLVVILLHSHVVFATDPDPVLDFCVAPKASANSNHSCKNSSAVTVEDFTFSGIKFPGNYSQTGFSAMPVNSNVFPGLNTLGMSFVRADFDVGGINVPHFHPRATETAFVLEGRIYSGFVDTSNRIFAKVVEKGEVMVFPRGLLHFQMNVGDTPASILGSFNSQNPGLQRIPASIFGSGIKEELLEKAFGLSAREIAKLKKKFVPH; from the coding sequence ATGATGATGCAGAAAAGGGCAGTTTTATTAGTTGTTATTCTCCTCCACAGCCATGTAGTCTTTGCTACAGACCCAGATCCAGTTCTGGACTTCTGCGTAGCCCCCAAAGCATCTGCAAACAGTAACCACTCATGCAAGAACTCATCAGCCGTTACGGTGGAAGATTTCACATTCTCGGGCATAAAATTTCCTGGAAACTACAGCCAAACTGGCTTTTCAGCCATGCCAGTGAATTCAAATGTCTTTCCAGGTTTAAACACGCTTGGCATGTCATTTGTGAGAGCAGACTTTGATGTTGGTGGCATCAACGTGCCACATTTCCATCCTAGAGCAACCGAGACTGCGTTTGTGCTGGAGGGGAGGATTTATTCGGGATTTGTTGATACAAGTAACAGGATTTTTGCAAAAGTGGTTGAGAAAGGAGAGGTCATGGTGTTCCCTAGAGGTCTGCTACACTTCCAGATGAATGTTGGAGATACCCCAGCGAGTATTTTGGGGAGTTTCAACAGCCAAAACCCGGGCTTGCAGAGAATCCCAGCTTCAATTTTCGGGTCTGGAATCAAAGAAGAGCTTTTGGAGAAGGCTTTTGGATTGAGTGCTAGGGAGATCgccaaattgaagaagaaatttgtTCCCCACTGA
- the LOC121238634 gene encoding LOW QUALITY PROTEIN: protein trichome birefringence-like 36 (The sequence of the model RefSeq protein was modified relative to this genomic sequence to represent the inferred CDS: deleted 2 bases in 1 codon): MAKPKFHLLLFFFLNILLCFFHGECSSQLDLEDEPWLNEEDDDEVVMVQSHHDSRNRCDFSIGKWVYDQSYPLYDTNCPYLSAAVTCQKNGRPDSDYEKWKWKPQGCSIPRFDALDFLGRMRKKRIMLVGDSIMRNQWESLVCLVQGVIPTARKRVIYNGPTMAFHAMDFEISIEFSWAPLLVELRKGPENKRILHLDLIEENAKYWRGVDILVFDSAHWWTHSDKWSSWDYFMERNNLFKNMNPMVAYEKGLTTWAKWVDLNLDPHKTQVIFRSMSPRHNRENGWKCYNQKQPLAFFSHQHVPEQLLVLQGVLRRMRFPVYLQDVTTMSALRRDGHPSVYRRAMTQEEKQRPRDFSSGSDCSHWCLPGVPDIWNEMLNALLKQRT; this comes from the exons ATGGCTAAACCAAAGTTTCATCTCCTC CTGTTTTTCTTCCTCAACATCTTGCTATGCTTCTTTCATGGTGAATGTTCATCGCAGCTTGACCTAGAGGATGAGCCGTGGCTCAATGAAGAAGATGACGACGAAGTGGTCATGGTGCAAAGCCACCATGATTCTAGAAATAGATGTGACTTCTCTATTGGTAAATGGGTTTATGATCAATCCTATCCTCTCTACGACACAAACTGTCCATATCTTAGTGCTGCTGTGACTTGCCAAAAGAATGGACGCCCGGATTCTGACTACGAGAAGTGGAAGTGGAAGCCCCAAGGTTGCTCTATTCCAAG GTTTGATGCATTGGATTTTCTTGGaaggatgagaaagaaaagaataatgctGGTAGGAGATTCTATAATGAGGAATCAATGGGAATCCCTTGTCTGCTTAGTGCAAGGGGTTATTCCAACTGCTCGGAAAAGGGTGATCTACAATGGTCCTACCATGGCCTTCCATGCTATG GATTTTGAGATATCAATCGAGTTTTCTTGGGCTCCACTTCTAGTGGAATTGAGAAAAGGGCCAGAAAACAAGAGGATCTTGCATTTGGATTTGATTGAAGAGAATGCAAAGTATTGGAGAGGCGTTGATATTCTTGTTTTTGATTCAGCTCACTGGTGGACTCATTCCGATAAATGGAGTTC gtGGGACTATTTCATGGAGAGaaataatctatttaaaaaCATGAATCCAATGGTTGCATACGAGAAAGGACTCACAACATGGGCTAAATGGGTCGATCTAAATCTAGACCCTCACAAAACCCAAGTCATTTTCCGGAGCATGTCACCTAGACATAACAG AGAAAATGGATGGAAATGCTATAATCAAAAGCAGCCTCTAGCTTTCTTTAGCCACCAGCATGTTCCTGAACAGTTGCTGGTGTTACAAGGGGTGTTGAGAAGGATGAGATTTCCAGTATATCTGCAAGATGTTACCACTATGTCGGCTCTTCGGAGAGACGGGCATCCTTCTGTGTACAGAAGGGCAATGACCCAAGAAGAGAAGCAGCGTCCAAGGGACTTTTCCTCAGGCTCTGACTGCAGCCATTGGTGCCTCCCTGGGGTGCCTGATATCTGGAATGAGATGTTGAATGCCTTGCTCAAACAAAGAACGTAG
- the LOC121238638 gene encoding proline-, glutamic acid- and leucine-rich protein 1 isoform X2: protein MAAFNHVKNMYDVSLKPRLLRTLIKEDLPDETHPFRNPAGLSTVVSMIKTHGLLSESSFGESTNQRQIENWKSAVDSWVERLDLLVSHAMPDKCWAGICLLGVTCQECSSDRFLASYDGWFHKLLPFIQSPADSHFVKVASCASLSDMFTRLGGFPSQKKDGTSHVVKLIQPVLKLLNYDSSEAIWEGAVQLICTAITYFPSSIHRHYESASHYDSMEAAIASKLLSGKCSADMLKKLAHCLALLPKSRGDEDSWSLMMQKILLLINAHLNDTFQGLEEETTRNEAGRLLVPPGKDPPPPLGGHTSPGEVSDNPTRRSERLLISSVSTLMLCCCTMLTSPYPVQVNVPIQSLLVLVKRVLMVDGSLPHALLPFMTSMQQELICSELPVLHSYSLELLSAVIKGTRSQLLPHAASIVRLITSYFKRCALPELRIKVYSITRILLISMGVGVAIYLAQEVINNAFVDLHQVSGCTTSSVNSKASSEALLQPSHRKRKHVTTTGYLEEQHDRGGLQVEAPKNHSISPISVRVAALEALEALFTVGGALRSESWRSNVDLLLINTATSSLEGKWASEEKHSFQPNEPTSIWVDFQLAALRALLASLLSSVHVRPPYLAQGLELFRRGKQETGTKLAEFCAHALLALEVLIHPRALPLMGSCPATCNSFEGVNHKLSENMYSGSLKHSGPFASGIQGIKDNIPNSDDDDLYDSWLENGKETDALDSVPCKSMRYDEDPSEAVGVSGEENLYVDNSSGATIPEKRGQKLAASGVDGMKGNNDEIMVEAGRFEENVARVEEPVSSKDATAPASIEGSWAQG, encoded by the exons ATGGCGGCCTTCAATCACGTCAAGAACATGTACGATGTCTCCTTGAAGCCCCGCCTCCTTCGAACGCTTATCAAAGAGGATTTGCCCGACGAGACACACCCGTTTCGGAACCCTGCCGGGCTCTCCACCGTCGTTTCGATGATAAAGACGCACGGCCTCCTCTCCGAGTCCTCCTTCGGTGAATCTACGAATCAAAGGCAAATCGAGAACTGGAAATCCGCCGTCGATTCATGGGTTGAGCGCTTGGATTTGCTCGTCTCTCACGCTATG CCAGATAAATGCTGGGCAGGAATCTGCTTACTGGGTGTGACTTGTCAAGAATGCAGTTCTGATCGTTTCTTGGCATCATATGATGGTTGGTTCCACAAGCTTCTACCATTTATTCAG TCACCAGCAGATTCTCATTTTGTGAAGGTGGCTTCTTGTGCCTCGCTGTCAGATATGTTCACAAG ATTGGGTGGATTTCCAAGTCAAAAGAAGGATGGGACTTCCCATGTTGTGAAACTCATTCAACCAGTTTTGAAGCTGCTAAATTATGATAGTTCAGAGGCTATATGG GAAGGAGCAGTTCAATTAATATGCACTGCTATAACTTACTTTCCATCTTCCATACATCGTCATTATGAGAGTGCAAGTCATTATGACAGT ATGGAAGCTGCAATTGCTTCAAAACTTTTGTCAGGAAAATGCAGTGCTGATATGCTGAAG AAGCTTGCTCATTGCCTAGCATTATTGCCAAAATCGAGAGGAGATGAAGATAGCTGGTCCTTAATGATGCAGAAGATCTTATTATTGATTAATGCCCATCTGAATGATACCTTCCAAGGTCTAGAAGAAG AAACTACACGTAATGAAGCTGGGAGATTATTGGTTCCACCAGGAAAAGATCCCCCACCCCCCTTAGGGGGTCATACGTCGCCAGGAGAAGTCTCAGACAATCCCACAAGGAGGTCTGAGAGATTATTAATCTCCAGTGTCTCTACACTGATGCTCTGCTGTTGTACAATGCTCACAAGTCCGTACCCTGTGCAG GTGAATGTCCCCATTCAATCGTTATTAGTCCTTGTCAAGAGAGTGCTGATGGTGGATGGATCATTGCCACATGCCTTATTGCCCTTCATGACTTCCATGCAGCAAGAGCTCATTTGTTCAGAACTTCCAGTTTTGCACTCCTATAGTTTGGAGCTGCTCAGTGCTGTCATAAAGGGTACACGCAG TCAGCTATTACCACATGCTGCTTCAATTGTGCGTCTGATTAcatcatattttaaaagatgTGCATTGCCGGAATTACGCATAAAGGTCTACTCAATAACAAGGATATTGCTGATCTCCATGGGTGTTG GAGTTGCCATATATCTTGCACAGGAAGTAATCAACAATGCTTTTGTTGATTTGCATCAAGTGAGTGGTTGCACAACTTCTAGTGTTAACTCAAAGGCCTCTTCGGAAGCACTGCTGCAGCCAAGCCATAGGAAAAGGAAACATGTAACTACTACTGGATATCTTGAGGAGCAGCATGATCGTGGTGGTTTGCAAGTTGAAGCCCCAAAGAACCATTCAATATCTCCAATTTCTGTGAGGGTGGCAGCACTTGAGGCATTAGAAGCACTTTTCACTGTG GGTGGTGCTTTGAGATCTGAATCTTGGCGATCAAATGTCGATCTTCTTTTGATAAACACAGCAACAAGTTCTCTAGAAGGGAAATGGGCCAGTGAGGAGAAACATAGTTTCCAGCCCAATGAACCTACTTCTATTTGGGTAGATTTTCAGCTTGCAGCATTACGTGCACTTTTGGCATCTCTTCTTTCCTCAGTTCATGTCCGCCCCCCATATTTAGCCCAGGGTCTTGAACTTTTCCGGAGAG GCAAGCAAGAAACTGGAACAAAACTCGCAGAATTCTGTGCCCACGCACTTTTAGCCTTGGAGGTGCTTATACACCCCCGAGCCCTTCCACTTATGGGTTCTTGCCCTGCCACTTGTAACTCCTTCGAAGGAGTTAACCATAAATTGTCTGAAAATATGTATTCCGGTAGCCTGAAGCACAGTGGACCATTTGCAAGTGGCATACAGGGGATAAAAGACAATATTCCCAATTCGGATGATGATGACCTGTATGACAGCTGGCTGGAGAATGGCAAAGAAACTGATGCTTTGGACAGCGTCCCATGTAAGAGTATGAGGTATGATGAAGATCCTTCAGAAGCTGTAGGGGTTAGTGGTGAAGAAAACCTTTACGTGGATAATTCCTCTGGTGCAACAATTCCAGAGAAAAGGGGGCAGAAGCTAGCAGCATCTGGTGTAGATGGGATGAAAGGCAACAATGATGAAATTATGGTCGAGGCAGGCCGATTTGAAGAAAATGTAGCACGAGTTGAGGAACCTGTGTCTTCCAAAGATGCCACTGCTCCTGCATCAATTGAGGGTTCTTGGGCTCAGGGATAA
- the LOC121238638 gene encoding proline-, glutamic acid- and leucine-rich protein 1 isoform X1: protein MAAFNHVKNMYDVSLKPRLLRTLIKEDLPDETHPFRNPAGLSTVVSMIKTHGLLSESSFGESTNQRQIENWKSAVDSWVERLDLLVSHAMPDKCWAGICLLGVTCQECSSDRFLASYDGWFHKLLPFIQSPADSHFVKVASCASLSDMFTRLGGFPSQKKDGTSHVVKLIQPVLKLLNYDSSEAIWEGAVQLICTAITYFPSSIHRHYESASHYDSMEAAIASKLLSGKCSADMLKKLAHCLALLPKSRGDEDSWSLMMQKILLLINAHLNDTFQGLEEDVAETTRNEAGRLLVPPGKDPPPPLGGHTSPGEVSDNPTRRSERLLISSVSTLMLCCCTMLTSPYPVQVNVPIQSLLVLVKRVLMVDGSLPHALLPFMTSMQQELICSELPVLHSYSLELLSAVIKGTRSQLLPHAASIVRLITSYFKRCALPELRIKVYSITRILLISMGVGVAIYLAQEVINNAFVDLHQVSGCTTSSVNSKASSEALLQPSHRKRKHVTTTGYLEEQHDRGGLQVEAPKNHSISPISVRVAALEALEALFTVGGALRSESWRSNVDLLLINTATSSLEGKWASEEKHSFQPNEPTSIWVDFQLAALRALLASLLSSVHVRPPYLAQGLELFRRGKQETGTKLAEFCAHALLALEVLIHPRALPLMGSCPATCNSFEGVNHKLSENMYSGSLKHSGPFASGIQGIKDNIPNSDDDDLYDSWLENGKETDALDSVPCKSMRYDEDPSEAVGVSGEENLYVDNSSGATIPEKRGQKLAASGVDGMKGNNDEIMVEAGRFEENVARVEEPVSSKDATAPASIEGSWAQG, encoded by the exons ATGGCGGCCTTCAATCACGTCAAGAACATGTACGATGTCTCCTTGAAGCCCCGCCTCCTTCGAACGCTTATCAAAGAGGATTTGCCCGACGAGACACACCCGTTTCGGAACCCTGCCGGGCTCTCCACCGTCGTTTCGATGATAAAGACGCACGGCCTCCTCTCCGAGTCCTCCTTCGGTGAATCTACGAATCAAAGGCAAATCGAGAACTGGAAATCCGCCGTCGATTCATGGGTTGAGCGCTTGGATTTGCTCGTCTCTCACGCTATG CCAGATAAATGCTGGGCAGGAATCTGCTTACTGGGTGTGACTTGTCAAGAATGCAGTTCTGATCGTTTCTTGGCATCATATGATGGTTGGTTCCACAAGCTTCTACCATTTATTCAG TCACCAGCAGATTCTCATTTTGTGAAGGTGGCTTCTTGTGCCTCGCTGTCAGATATGTTCACAAG ATTGGGTGGATTTCCAAGTCAAAAGAAGGATGGGACTTCCCATGTTGTGAAACTCATTCAACCAGTTTTGAAGCTGCTAAATTATGATAGTTCAGAGGCTATATGG GAAGGAGCAGTTCAATTAATATGCACTGCTATAACTTACTTTCCATCTTCCATACATCGTCATTATGAGAGTGCAAGTCATTATGACAGT ATGGAAGCTGCAATTGCTTCAAAACTTTTGTCAGGAAAATGCAGTGCTGATATGCTGAAG AAGCTTGCTCATTGCCTAGCATTATTGCCAAAATCGAGAGGAGATGAAGATAGCTGGTCCTTAATGATGCAGAAGATCTTATTATTGATTAATGCCCATCTGAATGATACCTTCCAAGGTCTAGAAGAAG ATGTTGCAGAAACTACACGTAATGAAGCTGGGAGATTATTGGTTCCACCAGGAAAAGATCCCCCACCCCCCTTAGGGGGTCATACGTCGCCAGGAGAAGTCTCAGACAATCCCACAAGGAGGTCTGAGAGATTATTAATCTCCAGTGTCTCTACACTGATGCTCTGCTGTTGTACAATGCTCACAAGTCCGTACCCTGTGCAG GTGAATGTCCCCATTCAATCGTTATTAGTCCTTGTCAAGAGAGTGCTGATGGTGGATGGATCATTGCCACATGCCTTATTGCCCTTCATGACTTCCATGCAGCAAGAGCTCATTTGTTCAGAACTTCCAGTTTTGCACTCCTATAGTTTGGAGCTGCTCAGTGCTGTCATAAAGGGTACACGCAG TCAGCTATTACCACATGCTGCTTCAATTGTGCGTCTGATTAcatcatattttaaaagatgTGCATTGCCGGAATTACGCATAAAGGTCTACTCAATAACAAGGATATTGCTGATCTCCATGGGTGTTG GAGTTGCCATATATCTTGCACAGGAAGTAATCAACAATGCTTTTGTTGATTTGCATCAAGTGAGTGGTTGCACAACTTCTAGTGTTAACTCAAAGGCCTCTTCGGAAGCACTGCTGCAGCCAAGCCATAGGAAAAGGAAACATGTAACTACTACTGGATATCTTGAGGAGCAGCATGATCGTGGTGGTTTGCAAGTTGAAGCCCCAAAGAACCATTCAATATCTCCAATTTCTGTGAGGGTGGCAGCACTTGAGGCATTAGAAGCACTTTTCACTGTG GGTGGTGCTTTGAGATCTGAATCTTGGCGATCAAATGTCGATCTTCTTTTGATAAACACAGCAACAAGTTCTCTAGAAGGGAAATGGGCCAGTGAGGAGAAACATAGTTTCCAGCCCAATGAACCTACTTCTATTTGGGTAGATTTTCAGCTTGCAGCATTACGTGCACTTTTGGCATCTCTTCTTTCCTCAGTTCATGTCCGCCCCCCATATTTAGCCCAGGGTCTTGAACTTTTCCGGAGAG GCAAGCAAGAAACTGGAACAAAACTCGCAGAATTCTGTGCCCACGCACTTTTAGCCTTGGAGGTGCTTATACACCCCCGAGCCCTTCCACTTATGGGTTCTTGCCCTGCCACTTGTAACTCCTTCGAAGGAGTTAACCATAAATTGTCTGAAAATATGTATTCCGGTAGCCTGAAGCACAGTGGACCATTTGCAAGTGGCATACAGGGGATAAAAGACAATATTCCCAATTCGGATGATGATGACCTGTATGACAGCTGGCTGGAGAATGGCAAAGAAACTGATGCTTTGGACAGCGTCCCATGTAAGAGTATGAGGTATGATGAAGATCCTTCAGAAGCTGTAGGGGTTAGTGGTGAAGAAAACCTTTACGTGGATAATTCCTCTGGTGCAACAATTCCAGAGAAAAGGGGGCAGAAGCTAGCAGCATCTGGTGTAGATGGGATGAAAGGCAACAATGATGAAATTATGGTCGAGGCAGGCCGATTTGAAGAAAATGTAGCACGAGTTGAGGAACCTGTGTCTTCCAAAGATGCCACTGCTCCTGCATCAATTGAGGGTTCTTGGGCTCAGGGATAA
- the LOC121238638 gene encoding proline-, glutamic acid- and leucine-rich protein 1 isoform X3, which produces MFTRLGGFPSQKKDGTSHVVKLIQPVLKLLNYDSSEAIWEGAVQLICTAITYFPSSIHRHYESASHYDSMEAAIASKLLSGKCSADMLKKLAHCLALLPKSRGDEDSWSLMMQKILLLINAHLNDTFQGLEEDVAETTRNEAGRLLVPPGKDPPPPLGGHTSPGEVSDNPTRRSERLLISSVSTLMLCCCTMLTSPYPVQVNVPIQSLLVLVKRVLMVDGSLPHALLPFMTSMQQELICSELPVLHSYSLELLSAVIKGTRSQLLPHAASIVRLITSYFKRCALPELRIKVYSITRILLISMGVGVAIYLAQEVINNAFVDLHQVSGCTTSSVNSKASSEALLQPSHRKRKHVTTTGYLEEQHDRGGLQVEAPKNHSISPISVRVAALEALEALFTVGGALRSESWRSNVDLLLINTATSSLEGKWASEEKHSFQPNEPTSIWVDFQLAALRALLASLLSSVHVRPPYLAQGLELFRRGKQETGTKLAEFCAHALLALEVLIHPRALPLMGSCPATCNSFEGVNHKLSENMYSGSLKHSGPFASGIQGIKDNIPNSDDDDLYDSWLENGKETDALDSVPCKSMRYDEDPSEAVGVSGEENLYVDNSSGATIPEKRGQKLAASGVDGMKGNNDEIMVEAGRFEENVARVEEPVSSKDATAPASIEGSWAQG; this is translated from the exons ATGTTCACAAG ATTGGGTGGATTTCCAAGTCAAAAGAAGGATGGGACTTCCCATGTTGTGAAACTCATTCAACCAGTTTTGAAGCTGCTAAATTATGATAGTTCAGAGGCTATATGG GAAGGAGCAGTTCAATTAATATGCACTGCTATAACTTACTTTCCATCTTCCATACATCGTCATTATGAGAGTGCAAGTCATTATGACAGT ATGGAAGCTGCAATTGCTTCAAAACTTTTGTCAGGAAAATGCAGTGCTGATATGCTGAAG AAGCTTGCTCATTGCCTAGCATTATTGCCAAAATCGAGAGGAGATGAAGATAGCTGGTCCTTAATGATGCAGAAGATCTTATTATTGATTAATGCCCATCTGAATGATACCTTCCAAGGTCTAGAAGAAG ATGTTGCAGAAACTACACGTAATGAAGCTGGGAGATTATTGGTTCCACCAGGAAAAGATCCCCCACCCCCCTTAGGGGGTCATACGTCGCCAGGAGAAGTCTCAGACAATCCCACAAGGAGGTCTGAGAGATTATTAATCTCCAGTGTCTCTACACTGATGCTCTGCTGTTGTACAATGCTCACAAGTCCGTACCCTGTGCAG GTGAATGTCCCCATTCAATCGTTATTAGTCCTTGTCAAGAGAGTGCTGATGGTGGATGGATCATTGCCACATGCCTTATTGCCCTTCATGACTTCCATGCAGCAAGAGCTCATTTGTTCAGAACTTCCAGTTTTGCACTCCTATAGTTTGGAGCTGCTCAGTGCTGTCATAAAGGGTACACGCAG TCAGCTATTACCACATGCTGCTTCAATTGTGCGTCTGATTAcatcatattttaaaagatgTGCATTGCCGGAATTACGCATAAAGGTCTACTCAATAACAAGGATATTGCTGATCTCCATGGGTGTTG GAGTTGCCATATATCTTGCACAGGAAGTAATCAACAATGCTTTTGTTGATTTGCATCAAGTGAGTGGTTGCACAACTTCTAGTGTTAACTCAAAGGCCTCTTCGGAAGCACTGCTGCAGCCAAGCCATAGGAAAAGGAAACATGTAACTACTACTGGATATCTTGAGGAGCAGCATGATCGTGGTGGTTTGCAAGTTGAAGCCCCAAAGAACCATTCAATATCTCCAATTTCTGTGAGGGTGGCAGCACTTGAGGCATTAGAAGCACTTTTCACTGTG GGTGGTGCTTTGAGATCTGAATCTTGGCGATCAAATGTCGATCTTCTTTTGATAAACACAGCAACAAGTTCTCTAGAAGGGAAATGGGCCAGTGAGGAGAAACATAGTTTCCAGCCCAATGAACCTACTTCTATTTGGGTAGATTTTCAGCTTGCAGCATTACGTGCACTTTTGGCATCTCTTCTTTCCTCAGTTCATGTCCGCCCCCCATATTTAGCCCAGGGTCTTGAACTTTTCCGGAGAG GCAAGCAAGAAACTGGAACAAAACTCGCAGAATTCTGTGCCCACGCACTTTTAGCCTTGGAGGTGCTTATACACCCCCGAGCCCTTCCACTTATGGGTTCTTGCCCTGCCACTTGTAACTCCTTCGAAGGAGTTAACCATAAATTGTCTGAAAATATGTATTCCGGTAGCCTGAAGCACAGTGGACCATTTGCAAGTGGCATACAGGGGATAAAAGACAATATTCCCAATTCGGATGATGATGACCTGTATGACAGCTGGCTGGAGAATGGCAAAGAAACTGATGCTTTGGACAGCGTCCCATGTAAGAGTATGAGGTATGATGAAGATCCTTCAGAAGCTGTAGGGGTTAGTGGTGAAGAAAACCTTTACGTGGATAATTCCTCTGGTGCAACAATTCCAGAGAAAAGGGGGCAGAAGCTAGCAGCATCTGGTGTAGATGGGATGAAAGGCAACAATGATGAAATTATGGTCGAGGCAGGCCGATTTGAAGAAAATGTAGCACGAGTTGAGGAACCTGTGTCTTCCAAAGATGCCACTGCTCCTGCATCAATTGAGGGTTCTTGGGCTCAGGGATAA